A region from the Desulfitobacterium dehalogenans ATCC 51507 genome encodes:
- a CDS encoding DUF554 domain-containing protein translates to MLGTIVNSLAIIGGALVGIIFGKALPEKMKKTVIQGIGLAVILIGLSMALETNNPLVVIASLVLGGIIGEWIDIEHKLQQLGKWLEHKFAKGGNGNFTKGFVSSSLMFCVGAMAIMGALESGIKGVHDILYAKSLLDGISSIVLASSMGIGVLVSAVPVFLYQGGITISASLLQGLLSEPVIAEMSATGGLLIVGIGLNILEIKEIKVGNLLPGIFVAVPITMILSQMV, encoded by the coding sequence GTGTTAGGTACCATAGTAAATTCTTTAGCGATCATTGGCGGGGCTTTGGTGGGAATTATTTTTGGCAAGGCGCTGCCTGAAAAAATGAAGAAAACAGTAATTCAAGGGATAGGATTGGCAGTTATTCTCATTGGGTTAAGTATGGCATTAGAAACAAATAACCCACTGGTGGTTATAGCGAGCTTAGTTTTGGGAGGAATAATCGGGGAATGGATTGATATTGAGCATAAGCTTCAGCAGTTAGGTAAATGGCTTGAACATAAATTTGCTAAAGGCGGAAATGGAAATTTCACGAAAGGTTTTGTTTCCTCCAGCTTAATGTTCTGTGTGGGAGCTATGGCCATTATGGGAGCTCTTGAAAGTGGTATTAAAGGAGTGCATGACATACTCTATGCGAAATCTTTATTGGATGGCATTTCCTCAATTGTTTTAGCTTCATCTATGGGCATCGGTGTTTTGGTTTCTGCTGTACCTGTTTTTCTTTATCAAGGCGGAATAACTATCTCTGCATCACTTTTACAGGGGTTGCTTTCTGAGCCTGTCATTGCAGAGATGAGCGCTACCGGAGGATTACTCATTGTCGGCATTGGTCTGAACATACTTGAAATTAAAGAAATAAAAGTAGGAAATCTACTGCCGGGAATATTTGTAGCTGTCCCCATAACTATGATACTATCGCAAATGGTGTAG
- a CDS encoding DUF4446 family protein, with the protein MNLEQIMPLSTWAIILVGVLCVIELIWILVLQNRMKGFQKSYLALQTFLDGSSLDEQLKEYINKVNHINTNLEATEKRMDQAELKLRSAIDRAELVRFNAFDNMGSDLSFALALLNQQGDGVVLSSINNREESRVYAKPVIQGESTYHLSQEEKAAIVKAKETIKI; encoded by the coding sequence ATGAATTTGGAACAAATAATGCCCTTATCCACCTGGGCAATCATCTTGGTGGGAGTATTATGTGTCATTGAACTGATTTGGATTTTAGTTTTGCAGAATCGTATGAAAGGATTTCAAAAATCCTATCTCGCTCTCCAGACCTTTCTTGATGGAAGCTCATTGGATGAACAACTTAAAGAATATATAAATAAGGTTAATCATATCAATACTAATTTAGAGGCGACGGAAAAAAGAATGGATCAGGCAGAGCTTAAGCTTCGTTCCGCAATCGATAGGGCCGAACTGGTGCGGTTTAATGCTTTTGACAATATGGGAAGCGATCTCAGTTTTGCCTTAGCACTTCTGAATCAGCAGGGAGACGGTGTCGTTCTTTCCTCGATTAATAATCGTGAAGAATCAAGGGTTTATGCGAAACCGGTAATCCAAGGAGAATCCACCTATCATCTTTCTCAGGAAGAAAAGGCGGCTATTGTAAAAGCGAAAGAAACGATCAAAATATAA
- a CDS encoding ParB/RepB/Spo0J family partition protein → MSKRALGRGLEALIGAEPVGNEASVQEIELNKIKANPDQPRRGFDQESLEELAASLKTHGLLQPILVQPKDDGYIIVAGERRYRAAMLAGLTKIPCLLQTGSEQELAEKALIENIQRSDLSPVEEGLAYARLIKEYGLTQEQVAERVGKGRPTVANLLRVIQLPDPVLHLIQEGKLSLGHAKVLLAIKDSSLQVLLAQKTAKENLPVRELENLILKYTEQSKTPKKDKMKDSPLFAQIEDQLRSSFQTKVKVKGSAVRGKIEIEYFSEDEFNRLLEIWNINID, encoded by the coding sequence GTGTCTAAAAGAGCTTTAGGTCGTGGCTTAGAGGCATTGATTGGTGCTGAACCCGTAGGAAATGAAGCTTCAGTCCAAGAGATTGAGTTAAATAAGATAAAAGCTAACCCCGATCAACCGAGAAGGGGCTTTGATCAGGAAAGTTTGGAAGAATTAGCTGCGTCCTTAAAGACCCATGGTTTGCTGCAGCCAATATTGGTTCAGCCAAAAGATGATGGATATATTATTGTTGCCGGTGAAAGACGCTATCGTGCTGCAATGCTGGCTGGGCTTACTAAGATTCCCTGTCTTCTCCAAACAGGAAGTGAACAAGAGTTGGCGGAGAAGGCATTGATAGAGAATATCCAGAGATCTGACCTTTCACCGGTGGAAGAGGGCCTCGCTTATGCCCGTCTCATAAAAGAGTATGGACTGACTCAAGAACAAGTTGCTGAGAGAGTGGGAAAGGGACGTCCTACAGTAGCGAATCTTCTTCGTGTCATTCAGTTGCCTGATCCAGTGCTTCACTTAATTCAAGAAGGTAAATTAAGCCTCGGCCATGCAAAGGTCCTCCTGGCAATTAAGGATTCATCACTTCAGGTTCTTTTAGCACAGAAGACAGCGAAAGAGAATTTGCCAGTGAGGGAATTAGAAAACCTAATCTTAAAATATACAGAGCAGAGTAAGACTCCAAAGAAAGATAAAATGAAGGATTCACCGTTGTTTGCTCAAATTGAGGATCAATTGAGGTCTTCCTTTCAAACCAAGGTGAAGGTGAAGGGGAGCGCCGTCAGAGGCAAAATTGAAATAGAATATTTCTCTGAGGATGAGTTTAATCGCCTTTTAGAGATATGGAATATCAATATTGATTAA
- the yyaC gene encoding spore protease YyaC, protein MGILSVFTESHKYKAHFDDKVATQKMEARLIEVLHSERHRPLVFLCIGTDRSTGDALGPITGTYLSQKALPKLSVLGTLEQPVHAANLSEYISHIQNSYYNPFIIAIDACLGKMDSVGNITLANGPLKPGAGVHKELPAVGEVHLTGIVNVGGFMEYMVLQNTRLGLVWRMAETMSDLLGNAYIKTRLS, encoded by the coding sequence ATGGGCATTCTTTCGGTATTTACCGAATCACATAAATATAAAGCTCATTTTGATGATAAAGTTGCAACCCAGAAGATGGAAGCTCGGCTTATTGAAGTATTGCACAGTGAACGTCATCGCCCGTTGGTGTTTTTATGTATTGGAACTGACCGCTCAACCGGTGATGCGCTCGGTCCTATAACGGGCACTTACCTAAGCCAAAAAGCTTTGCCTAAGCTTAGTGTTTTGGGAACTCTTGAGCAACCGGTGCATGCAGCAAATTTATCGGAGTACATCAGTCATATCCAGAACTCCTATTACAACCCTTTTATCATCGCCATTGATGCTTGCCTCGGGAAAATGGATTCTGTAGGGAATATCACTCTTGCAAATGGGCCCTTAAAACCTGGAGCAGGTGTTCATAAAGAGCTTCCGGCAGTGGGAGAAGTCCATCTCACCGGTATAGTCAATGTGGGAGGTTTTATGGAGTACATGGTTTTACAAAATACCCGCCTCGGTTTAGTCTGGAGAATGGCTGAAACCATGAGTGACCTTTTGGGCAATGCCTACATTAAAACGAGGCTCTCCTAG